In Arachis hypogaea cultivar Tifrunner chromosome 7, arahy.Tifrunner.gnm2.J5K5, whole genome shotgun sequence, the genomic window catttttttaattgtattatGTAAAATTTGAACCCTAGACTTTTTAGGTGGAGAGGAGAAGACATGCCATGTGAGCTAAAGTTCATTGGCGATTACTGATCTTTTTAATGAGTGGCTCTAAGTTTACGTAACTTCTAAGGCTGCTACCAGCCTACCATTATGTCTTTGAGTTAGCTCATTGGCGATTACTGATCTTTTAATGAGTGGCTCTAAGTTTACGTAGCTTCTAAGACTGCTACCAGCCTACCATTATGTCTTTGAGTCCATTTCGATCATGATCTTTCTCAAATCTAGATTCCAGACATTCTGGAGCCCAtgcaaaaatttcttttttatatttatcttaaattaaatataatattaaaacataatttaatcttatatattttacatcaaacacaatataaaaaaataatttaatcttaGATGCTCAATATCAgataattaatattcttttttaaatacaatctaaaaaatatttataaacaaaTACATTTTAATACCATAGCTACCATATGTAAGGAATTGAGTGTAAAATAAAATCTTCATGTCATTCGTATTAAATATATTCAATACCACAACTATTACAACTAATTAGTTATCATAAAATAAaaccattttttatattttagactAATGACTAACCtagtaataaaatagaataatatctttcaaattaaaatagaattcatTTTCTCTATTTGTTGCTTTAGACACATTATCATCAAAAGCAAGTAAGTGAAACCTGGAACCTACATATGGCAaggaaaaaataaggaaaagtctAGAGACCAACAGTTTTATTAAATTCGGGCTAGCatttaaccaataaaaaaaaaggaagtaaTTTTACACTATTTGaagaaatctcacaccattaaaaatatcattgataACTATTTAATGATtacaaataacaaaaattaatgacCCTGACACCATAGTTATCAAATTCGGACCAGACCGGTTGGTTCGATCGGTTACCGAACTCTAAACCGATCCAGATTAACATTTGAACTGGATAAATAAACAAACCAGTCAAATTTGGAAAACATGGTCAAACTCGGTCTAAACCGAGACTCAAACCGGAGCGGGTCAACCGCTGATGTCAGCGTCactcaatttcaaaaattgagaATATACACTAGGCGCTGCTGGGGTTCGAACTTGAGTAATTCAAGTTGCAAAGAGGCCCTTGCAACCACGGGCAAGTTTTCTCTTTATATTATATAATgtgttttaataaatatatttctaACTATTAAACATATCCTAATTAACTACTTATGTATTAATTCTTTTAGTAATataaatttaagatattttttatctttttattctagTGAATAGTAttcatattaatttattttattttttattttatacttattttttttaaaaaagaattattttttaattatatataattattaaaataaaaattaaactttgttaaatatttttaaattaaaaaagataagcaaaaattttttattaattaatgatatatttttgttattgataattatataacatctattaatactaatattttttaacatatatttgaataatgtaatagatactaattaattaatgaattaaaaaataagttaatttgatataaaaaattaaattttatataattaattaattatgaccGAGTTAACCGATTAAACCTGTGACCTACTGGTTGAACCAGTAACTTGATCGGATCGATTGTCGGATCCTAGCACTCCTCGTTTATATAACTTCTCTTGTGTTAGATTTTGTTTTTAAGGAACCACATCTTTTCATAGTTTTAACTGCATCTTTATGTAAAGAAAGGAGCTCACCAAATCCTTTCATATCTAATGAGTAATGACACATACTTTGTCTTTTAATTTtggatatatacttttttttatggtttaattacttcgttggtccttatagtttcgcaaaatttttaattaggtctctatattttttttattaggtccctatactaattttttttaattagatcatTCTTAGccataattggcttaattttataaggacacaactaaaaaaaatttggtgcaagaacctaaataaaaaaaattaaaatgtaagaaacctaattaaaaaaaattagtgtaaagattcaattaaaagaaaaaaatacagaaacctaattaaaaattttacaaaattataaagattaatagaataattaaattttttttatttgctttcAAATGATTTCCATCAAATTGTGTTCATTATAGTTGCTATTGGGatttagataaattaaaaaaattatactatttcTTTTTAATAACATGACATATGATGagacatatttttcttttatgttatgTTATTCAAACCATATTACTAAAATTAACCTAGAGTTATTTATTAGAATAATGTAGAGTTGTACATGAGAGAGTTAGAAAATAATGTTGAAATCAGTTAGAAAGTTACACCAACTAACAAAAACAGAATTTTTTCTAACTAACTACTCCTAATATAGTTTTTCATTTTAATGAATACAATAGTCCTTCAATCTCAACTAACTAGTTAATGATAATAGTTGTTATTCACACTTCACATAGTCAAATAAAAAAACATGAGGAAGACTAACTATTTATTAGGAAAATTGAGTGTTGTATGTGAGTTacgctacgtgtacactaaaatcagtcatcaaagttagttattaatataaaatacatactaaaatataaatatacattaaaaataaattaaactatatatatattaaatacaaataCATTTATAGCTATTttgtgtacaaataatatttttggttatGTATATAACATAAGCTAAGAATTGATAGAATCAGACTTCATAAGTACTTGTTTAATTTATCGGGAGAAATGTTAGAGgatattagaatttattaattttagttatcaattaattagttattaatatttaaaaatatagaataaaatatatatgttgtTATGTAGatgattaaatttaaaaaattaaattgatgattaAGTGATGACTAAAATCaataaattctgataattttttaacatttcTCATTTATTGGTAtagtaaaatttatatatataaacaaaaagtttttaaaaattagaaaaaattttaaatatttttttatgtatataaaaataagaaagaaaaagtataATATAATCTGTGGTTGAAAACTTCATGAAAAATGagataataatttattgaaaaattatcTATGCTAGTCTAGTTTGGCTCTACACCTATTTATAATTCAACTGCGATATTGAATAGGATTTTAATAGAGTTGATGATTGATATTAGAAGCAATAAATATGGGCTTGTGGCTGATCAAAATGTTCATTGAGATATATGTCCATAATTAAGTTGGTACACAAATAATTAACCTAATTAGCTTTTACTATctgtggatatatatatatatatatatatatatatatatatatatatatatatatgtatatatataatattgtttttattttaactatAGTAGCCACTAAATTAAATCTCAcattttatctatcaataaaaaaaagttatatacATTATTGTATGCTCACAAATAATAACTTgatattttcatatatatatatatatatatatatatatatatatatatatatatatacacttcaAAGTCAAATAtgattttcatcatttttttaaatGGTCATACAATTAACTCttttacaaaaattaattatatatcaatACAATCTAATGATATTTTAGAAGTATTACAAAGTTGGAAGTTTATACACCAAACTTTGTGTCACAATTCACTTATTTATGTGATTTGAATAGTGAAAGAATGAAATGTCCTTTAATTTATGGTTTAACTTGTAGTATTCAAATTTTTGTCTGATCTTCCTTTCTAGTGCTAATTAACAAGCAAAGAATCTTGTTTCATTTCTTCATCATATCTTCTTACCAAAATCTTGTTGTCTAAAATAATTAATACATATTTTACAAGACATCATATTTAAAATGAATTCATtattatacaataatatatacttgttattgcaaaataaattatatggtcaagagataaaataacaaagacttttctctcctttttttaattgatattaaggataaaattttgtgttaaacAATTTAATATAAACATTGATTTATCaataagtaaaaacaaaaaaaagctaaTGTAatcattaaatttattaaaaataaaacattagttttttttttcaataagttatttgaatatttgttatatattaaaggataaaaaatttttcaaatatactaaatacaccaatattctaataattttaacggttgattttaattataaaaaatctataatatatattaattaattaaaattaattattaaaattattaatattttagataCATTTAAAAACTTTGCTAAAGGATAAAAGGAGAAGATGGCGTGCTAAATATGAAAGGCATATCTACCATGAGTTAATGCAATTAATAAGAcagcataaataaaaaatatattatatttatgaaCCCACTAAACCCAATAAAATCTCAGCCCACAGAAGAAAATATATAACCAGGAACCActtttccagcaccttgttttAGTTAGTTTCCTGTTTCTTCTCACTTTGTGgctgttcaaaactgcctttcatGTCACTCAAAAATTACTATCTaaataaaaagtttattttttccttttttgtgaccaagaacaagaAATATCAACTACAAAACAGTTGAATGGCCAATTCAACCACCATCATCACCATTATTacagttaattttattttcttttgggtATTTGATAATTTTCtcaatataaaatatgaaaatatatcgaaacaaattttgataaaattattctagtttacatattttttatttttttgttttgagatATTTACGGATAGCTGACAAAAATAGAAGAATTCCAAAATGAATTAATTCGTTGGTTTCATTATGAGATTCCATTATTTTGACCAATGAGAACAAGATGAATCTCATACAACAATAGTGAAGCATGATCACTTGGTTTAACTTGTAGTGTAGTttttatcaattaataattattatgaaGTGATGTTACATTCTTTTtacaactttattttattttttaattatgataaaGGATAATAATGTTATATCTACATTTTGAATTACCCTtcgtttaaaaagttttaaaaataatttttttagcttttaacttatgaaaaatagtagtattaatatccagtataatttttaaaattaaattgtgacTTTCTAAAAAGCTGTTTAGGAgtttatagaaaaattaaaaaaatgacttctcttctaatacaattattttttaccatattttaaaaaaataaatatttttagaattaaaaatctaaatacaaaataacttatttataaacaacttttaatatagtcatttattatttaaatttttttttaaatttaattaagttgtttatccaAACGGTCTCTTGACCACGCTAAAATGAAAACAGTTATTTATATAACATTTTAGGtgaccaacaaaaaaaaattggtggCATAATTTAACCAAACCATGTGGCTTAgcttcttctgttttttttttttaattattattattttaattttaaccattCTAATAATTAAATAACCAATTAATTGTGAAAACCACAAAaacattcttctttattttaatgtattttattttgaaataataattaaGTCATGTGATGTTTCAATTAATTCTATCTATCAACTTGACAAGAAGAGGCATTCACTTATTAATTAATGACCAAATTGAGCACTATATCTGACACTTCTAATTCCATTGATGTATATGAAGATATACACATTTATGATACAATCTTTtaagatatttatttaatttaatcaaCATGTAttggtttaatttaatttgtttcctCTTGCACTATATAATTCAAAAACTGTTACTTATTAAGACTATATATTTTCTTCTCTGATCTTCTCTCAACaacacttctttcttcttcttcttcttcttctctcaatAATGGTGGCAACAAGGTGTAAGGAGGTTTTCTTTGGAATATTCATGGAAGCCATGGAAACAATTCTTTATGCTGCATTCACTGTTATTCTAGCACTAGGTATGTATAAATTACTTGCATTATTGTATAATAATAAAtggaaatattatatataataatgttTGAGATTGATTCTATTGTAGGAGGATCAATAGTAGGAACAATAGCAGGAGGAATCAAAGGGCAAACAACAGAAGCTGGTTTTCTTGATGGAGCTGGAAAAGGAGCAGTTACAGGAGCCATTGCTGCCATTGAATTGTTGAACTTTAGAGCCATTGATGACCCTTTAACCAAGGTATGTATTTACTATTAATTAgttctaattaataataataacaaagcaATATCATAATGCAAatcaaattttatcttttaattttttttttcatttggccATAGTGTAGTgtggctaatttttttggatatggaaaaaaattaggtttaattattttattggtttcTATAACtttacgaaatttttaattaggtcctatattattttttaattaggtctctgcactattttttttaattaggtcccttttgatagtaattgacttaattgtatagagattcaattaaaaaaaaattagtgtaaaaactcaaataaaaaaaagtagaaattcaattaaaaaaaattagtacaataacttaattaaaaaatatatataaagattaattaaaaattttacaaaattataataaccaACCAAATAATTAAACCCAAATTTTATTTGGCATAACATTCCGTTATTAGATTTTATGGTGTATTTTAATAATTCTGCGcacagaattttaaaaaatacggTAAAATTCAATAATTGGATGAAGCACCAAAattttactaatatttaaaagaaataaacGGTATAATGTTTCCATTTCTTTCTAAGTTTAAAACagttatagaatttaatttttaaaagatttttagcTAGATAATTAATCAGATATTGTCACatgagtaaaaataaataatttttaaatgtactatttaaatatttgatttgaattgtatAACCCTATAATTGTGGTGTGATTGTAGGCACTGATGAGCAGTTTATTAAATGGGAAAATCTTTATGGAATGGATATGTCCAGCTGTTGCTCAAGCCTATCACTTGCATGTAAGCATTAATATTTATACGGAAatgctaaaaaaatttaaaaaaattcaaaatttattttatttaatattaaataatataatttttaattgtttttagtctattattttttattattaaatattttttatatttatatatttactattttcaaaatatctatcgttttaaaattttgtcttatttaatatttattaattattattaaaattaataaattttaaataagatatatttttttatttctctaataTTACCGTACATTAATATtgtaaaatatcaaataaaattgTTGGAATCAAATAAAATTTTGCTCATGAATTTGTTTCAGATGAACACAGCAGAAACAAGTTCACAGAGAGAAGTATCATCAAATATTTATGAAAACAAAGGAGTTACAGGGATGGCACAGAGTGTAATTCTGAAGCTTCCATTTCAGAAATTTAAATCCAATAAGAAACTAATGTACATGACAAGCTGCTCAATTTGCTTTCAGGTGAGAGAAAATCTCTTTCAACAATTAATGCACTTGTTTCCCAAAATAGAA contains:
- the LOC112701957 gene encoding NEP1-interacting protein-like 1 — translated: MVATRCKEVFFGIFMEAMETILYAAFTVILALGGSIVGTIAGGIKGQTTEAGFLDGAGKGAVTGAIAAIELLNFRAIDDPLTKALMSSLLNGKIFMEWICPAVAQAYHLHMNTAETSSQREVSSNIYENKGVTGMAQSVILKLPFQKFKSNKKLMYMTSCSICFQDFEDEELIRILPKCGHIFHLQCIDKWLIQQGSCPICRTHVSSYHIHDL